A DNA window from Thiothrix subterranea contains the following coding sequences:
- the ligA gene encoding NAD-dependent DNA ligase LigA, which translates to MQEVQQQLETLREQLRYHNHRYYVLDDPQIPDVEYDRLFRELQSLEAAHPELITPDSPTQRVGAAPLTEFGEIKHAIPMLSLGNVFSDEELLAFDKRIHDRLKSDAETEFVAEPKLDGLAISILYENGVFTRAATRGDGETGEDVTHNVRTIASVPLRLLGEGYPSVLEVRGEIYMPKAGFEAFNAKMRALGEKTFVNPRNAAAGSLRQLDPRLTAQRPLDIFCYAVGQVDGGTVSDTHFAILQQFRAWGLRVCPDIRIVRGAEGCLDYFREIGTRRNSLPYDIDGVVYKVNSIATQQELGFISRAPRWAVAHKFPAQEEITELEGVDFQVGRTGALTPVARLKPVFVGGVTVSNATLHNMDEIERKDVRIGDFVIVRRAGDVIPEVASVILERRPAGAAPIVMPTHCPVCGSEVQRPEGEAVARCSGGLYCPAQVKEAIKHFASRKALNIDGLGDKMVEQLFDAGLIRHVDDLYSLDVEAVAALERMGKKSAENLIAALESSKSTTLERFIYALGIRNAGEGTAKGLARYFGSLEAIQAANEETLKLVPDIGVIVAANVAQFFAEAHNRDTIQHLRDLGVHWSNYEAKPAEALPLAGKTYVITGTLSRAREDIKADLEALGAKVSGSVSKKTTALIAGENAGSKLDKAQSLGVEVLDEAALSALLNHS; encoded by the coding sequence ATGCAAGAAGTACAACAACAGCTTGAAACCCTGCGCGAACAATTGCGCTATCACAACCACCGTTACTACGTGCTGGACGACCCGCAAATCCCCGATGTGGAATACGACCGCCTGTTCCGCGAGTTACAAAGCCTTGAAGCCGCACACCCAGAACTGATCACCCCCGATTCGCCCACCCAGCGTGTCGGGGCAGCGCCGCTTACCGAATTCGGCGAAATCAAACACGCCATCCCGATGCTGTCCTTAGGCAATGTGTTCAGCGATGAAGAATTGCTGGCGTTCGACAAGCGTATCCACGACCGCCTCAAATCCGACGCTGAAACCGAATTCGTTGCCGAACCCAAGCTCGACGGTTTGGCGATCAGCATCCTCTACGAAAACGGCGTATTTACACGTGCGGCGACCCGTGGCGACGGCGAAACTGGCGAAGACGTGACGCATAATGTGCGTACCATTGCCTCTGTGCCCTTGCGCTTGTTGGGTGAAGGCTACCCGTCGGTGTTGGAAGTGCGCGGCGAAATCTACATGCCCAAAGCCGGGTTTGAAGCCTTCAACGCCAAAATGCGGGCATTGGGCGAAAAAACTTTCGTCAACCCACGCAATGCGGCAGCGGGCAGTTTGCGCCAACTCGATCCGCGCCTGACTGCGCAACGTCCGTTGGATATTTTTTGCTACGCGGTAGGGCAGGTTGATGGAGGCACAGTGTCGGATACGCATTTCGCGATTCTGCAACAATTCCGTGCGTGGGGTTTACGGGTTTGCCCGGATATTCGCATTGTGCGAGGTGCAGAAGGTTGCCTCGACTATTTCCGCGAGATTGGCACACGGCGTAACAGCTTGCCCTATGACATCGACGGCGTGGTCTACAAAGTCAACAGCATTGCTACCCAGCAGGAACTGGGTTTCATCAGTCGTGCACCGCGTTGGGCAGTGGCACACAAATTTCCTGCTCAAGAAGAAATCACTGAACTTGAAGGCGTTGATTTCCAAGTCGGGCGCACCGGCGCACTCACGCCCGTGGCGCGTCTCAAACCCGTATTCGTCGGCGGCGTGACTGTCAGCAATGCTACGCTGCACAATATGGACGAAATCGAGCGCAAAGACGTGCGTATCGGCGATTTCGTGATTGTGCGCAGGGCAGGGGACGTGATTCCCGAAGTCGCCAGCGTGATCCTCGAACGCCGTCCCGCAGGTGCTGCACCGATAGTCATGCCCACGCATTGCCCCGTGTGCGGTTCAGAGGTGCAACGCCCCGAAGGTGAAGCCGTCGCCCGCTGTAGCGGCGGTTTGTATTGCCCCGCGCAAGTCAAAGAAGCCATCAAACACTTCGCCTCACGCAAAGCCCTGAACATCGACGGTTTAGGCGACAAAATGGTGGAGCAATTGTTTGATGCCGGTTTGATCCGCCACGTTGACGACCTCTACAGTCTGGATGTGGAAGCCGTCGCCGCGTTGGAACGCATGGGTAAAAAATCTGCCGAAAACCTCATTGCCGCGCTCGAAAGCAGCAAATCCACCACGTTAGAACGCTTTATTTACGCGCTAGGCATCCGCAATGCAGGCGAAGGTACTGCCAAAGGCTTGGCACGCTATTTTGGCTCACTGGAAGCGATTCAAGCCGCCAATGAAGAAACGCTGAAACTTGTGCCTGATATTGGCGTGATCGTGGCGGCAAACGTTGCACAGTTTTTTGCGGAAGCGCACAACCGCGATACCATCCAGCATTTGCGCGATTTGGGCGTGCACTGGTCGAACTACGAAGCCAAACCTGCCGAAGCCTTGCCATTAGCGGGCAAGACTTACGTGATTACCGGCACGCTCAGTCGGGCGCGTGAGGACATCAAAGCCGATCTCGAAGCGTTAGGGGCGAAAGTGTCGGGCAGCGTTTCCAAGAAAACCACGGCGTTGATTGCGGGCGAAAACGCGGGTTCAAAGCTGGACAAAGCGCAGAGCCTTGGCGTGGAGGTGCTGGATGAGGCCGCTTTATCGGCCTTATTGAACCACTCATAA
- a CDS encoding helix-turn-helix domain-containing protein, producing the protein MGAIAVKTAMEHWCYVAPLLRLPQTEDDYNALVEALDTVLDAGGADETHPLAALADRMGELVVQYEEAHLPPIPATGIDALRFLMESHDVGQADLSEVASQGVISELLSGKRDLNVRQVRALSERFSVPAQVFIE; encoded by the coding sequence ATGGGTGCAATCGCCGTTAAAACTGCAATGGAACACTGGTGCTATGTTGCGCCACTGTTGCGGTTGCCCCAAACCGAAGACGACTACAACGCACTGGTTGAAGCCTTAGATACCGTGCTGGATGCAGGCGGAGCGGATGAAACCCATCCTCTGGCGGCACTGGCGGATCGCATGGGTGAATTGGTTGTCCAATACGAAGAGGCTCATCTGCCGCCAATTCCTGCCACCGGCATTGATGCACTGCGCTTCCTGATGGAAAGCCATGATGTCGGGCAAGCCGATTTAAGCGAAGTTGCCAGCCAAGGCGTTATTTCCGAATTACTCAGTGGCAAACGCGATTTGAATGTACGACAAGTTCGAGCGTTGAGCGAACGTTTCAGCGTCCCCGCTCAAGTGTTTATTGAGTAA
- a CDS encoding type II toxin-antitoxin system VapC family toxin — protein sequence MKIYLDVCCLNRPFDDQSQDRIHLEAEAVLAIIKQVEQGDWHWVSSDVVAYEINNTPSDERKERLWSMECRASERLELTDAIFQQSEAIQQLGFSTYDALHLAFAEIAEVDIFLSTDDKLLKRAQRCVGQIKVKVANPLAWLQEVI from the coding sequence ATGAAAATTTACCTTGATGTTTGTTGCCTAAACCGTCCGTTTGATGATCAATCTCAAGATCGTATCCATCTTGAGGCTGAGGCTGTTTTGGCTATTATCAAGCAGGTTGAGCAGGGAGATTGGCATTGGGTGAGCAGCGATGTCGTCGCTTATGAAATCAACAATACGCCGAGTGATGAACGTAAAGAACGATTGTGGTCGATGGAGTGTCGTGCTTCAGAACGGTTGGAACTTACGGATGCAATCTTTCAACAATCCGAGGCAATCCAACAACTGGGATTTTCAACGTATGATGCATTGCACCTTGCGTTTGCTGAAATCGCTGAAGTTGATATTTTTCTCAGTACAGACGACAAGCTACTGAAGCGAGCGCAGCGATGTGTTGGGCAAATCAAGGTTAAAGTCGCAAATCCGTTAGCATGGCTACAAGAGGTGATTTGA
- a CDS encoding nitric oxide reductase activation protein NorD: protein MAIHLEEYREFLEKITPRVRDVLDGSYQEATRVMSPAGLLDYLDGAKAIQKLGRGEDLLITYLQEMPLVAKECGEDIIPDVVTSAMKLSSMVSGEVITLMISSLPTASRHLGDAELVRGYLTFIHQFSSTAARGLRPMLNHMDELLSKLTLSGLRRWANFGAQAYRRDFNNLTKYFDLESADSRATLQKERRGVLFVKTQRKLNFYLRALWARDFFLRPTGADYTDFRPYIEHRIFHMPDAVDDLGDIPGLELYRATAAHMAAHLMYTRKALSAEQLSPAQLFFIGFMEDARVEYKATQAFPGLKTLWSRLLTANYDGAVEHPTMRLLENVALMLLDEQVTGKGDEAISAFVAKFHANIAEKQDDGQFSWLMGVELYNLFAGRREVPSLRILERIRIPYRDDNRYVWTMEEMTWDVGFEYVPASQRQVRRQVNVMMMANTVDCESAGDDAQEIWTCSTEMRPYEDDLTDNTKTFNEMWGKEPVSEPFHYHEWDYHIQLHRPDWVTVYERRQQRGEPDDIRAIIDAYRPVAHRIKQIIDLLTPDGVQRQRGLEDGDEIDINAAVDAMISIRMGEQPNPRITMRNVIKNRDLAVVVLLDLSQSTNEAMKGSDKTVLQLTREASTLVATAIEGIGDPYAIHGFASDGRHDVQYFRLKDFNQHFDDEAKSRLAGMKGGLSTRMGAALRHSAYHLHKQPERRKLILLVTDGEPADIDERDPQHLRFDAKKAVEELYSQGVQTYCLTLDPHADDYVKRIFGQNNYTVIDHVDRLPEQLPVLFASLTK, encoded by the coding sequence ATGGCAATCCATCTTGAAGAGTATCGGGAATTCCTCGAAAAAATAACGCCACGGGTGCGTGATGTCCTCGATGGTTCGTACCAAGAAGCCACGCGGGTGATGTCACCAGCCGGATTGCTGGATTATCTGGACGGTGCAAAAGCGATCCAGAAACTTGGTCGCGGTGAAGACCTGCTCATCACCTATTTGCAGGAAATGCCGCTGGTTGCCAAAGAATGCGGCGAAGACATTATTCCCGATGTGGTCACATCCGCGATGAAACTGTCTTCGATGGTGTCCGGTGAAGTGATTACGTTGATGATTTCCAGCCTGCCTACTGCCTCGCGGCATTTGGGGGATGCGGAACTGGTGCGCGGCTACCTGACGTTTATTCACCAGTTTTCTTCGACAGCGGCACGCGGCTTGCGCCCGATGCTGAATCATATGGATGAATTGCTTTCCAAACTGACCTTGAGCGGCTTGCGCCGCTGGGCAAATTTTGGGGCGCAAGCCTACCGCCGTGATTTCAATAATTTAACCAAATATTTTGATCTGGAATCGGCGGATAGCCGCGCTACTTTGCAGAAAGAACGCCGTGGGGTGTTGTTTGTCAAAACCCAGCGTAAACTGAATTTTTACTTGCGGGCGTTGTGGGCGCGTGACTTTTTCCTGCGTCCGACGGGTGCGGATTACACCGATTTTCGCCCTTACATCGAACACCGTATTTTCCACATGCCGGATGCGGTGGATGATCTTGGTGATATTCCGGGGCTGGAATTGTACCGCGCCACCGCCGCGCACATGGCGGCGCATTTGATGTATACCCGCAAGGCATTGTCGGCGGAACAACTTAGCCCTGCGCAATTGTTTTTCATCGGCTTTATGGAAGATGCGCGAGTCGAATACAAAGCCACGCAAGCGTTTCCGGGGCTGAAAACCTTGTGGAGTCGGCTGCTGACCGCGAATTATGACGGCGCGGTGGAACACCCGACCATGCGTTTGCTGGAAAACGTTGCGCTGATGTTGCTGGATGAGCAGGTCACGGGTAAGGGTGATGAGGCGATTAGTGCGTTCGTGGCGAAATTCCATGCCAATATCGCGGAAAAGCAGGACGACGGGCAGTTCTCGTGGTTGATGGGGGTGGAGCTTTACAACCTGTTTGCGGGGCGGCGAGAAGTGCCGAGTTTGCGGATTCTGGAGCGCATTCGCATTCCTTACCGCGATGACAACCGTTATGTCTGGACGATGGAGGAAATGACGTGGGATGTTGGGTTTGAATACGTCCCCGCCAGCCAACGGCAAGTGCGCCGTCAGGTCAATGTGATGATGATGGCGAACACGGTTGATTGCGAATCGGCGGGCGATGACGCGCAGGAAATCTGGACGTGTTCCACCGAAATGCGTCCGTATGAAGACGATTTGACCGATAACACCAAGACTTTCAATGAAATGTGGGGCAAAGAGCCGGTTTCTGAGCCATTCCATTATCACGAATGGGATTACCACATTCAGTTGCACCGCCCGGATTGGGTGACGGTGTACGAACGTCGCCAGCAACGCGGTGAGCCTGATGATATTCGGGCGATTATTGACGCTTACCGTCCGGTGGCGCACCGCATTAAGCAGATTATCGACTTGCTGACTCCCGATGGGGTGCAACGCCAACGCGGCTTGGAAGATGGCGACGAAATCGACATTAATGCGGCGGTGGATGCGATGATTTCGATCCGCATGGGTGAACAGCCGAATCCGCGCATTACCATGCGTAATGTGATTAAAAACCGTGACTTGGCGGTGGTGGTATTGCTGGATTTGTCGCAATCGACCAATGAAGCGATGAAGGGGTCAGATAAGACCGTGCTGCAATTGACCCGCGAAGCCTCTACGCTAGTGGCGACGGCGATTGAGGGGATTGGCGACCCGTATGCGATTCACGGCTTTGCGTCGGATGGGCGGCATGATGTGCAGTATTTCCGCTTGAAGGATTTCAACCAACATTTTGATGATGAGGCGAAATCGCGCTTGGCGGGGATGAAAGGTGGGCTTTCCACGCGCATGGGGGCAGCGTTACGCCATTCTGCGTACCATTTGCACAAGCAGCCGGAACGCCGCAAGCTGATTTTGTTGGTGACGGATGGCGAACCAGCGGATATTGACGAGCGCGACCCGCAGCATTTGCGCTTTGATGCGAAAAAGGCGGTGGAAGAGCTGTATAGCCAAGGGGTGCAAACGTATTGTTTGACGCTTGACCCGCACGCTGATGATTATGTGAAGCGGATTTTCGGGCAGAATAATTACACGGTGATTGACCATGTGGATCGGTTGCCGGAGCAGTTGCCGGTGTTGTTTGCGAGTTTGACGAAGTAA
- a CDS encoding CbbQ/NirQ/NorQ/GpvN family protein has product MSATTVDPNQYLVKNEPYYEAVGDEIALYEAAYSARMPMMLKGPTGCGKSRFVEHMAWRLKRPLITVACNEDMTASDLVGRFLLDKDGTKWQDGPLATAARIGAICYLDEVVEARQDTTVVIHPLTDHRRSLPLDKKGELIEAHPDFQLVISYNPGYQSLMKDLKQSTKQRFGALDFDYPREQVEVAIVSKESGVDEKTAAKLVQIAHRARNLKGHGLDEGISTRLLVYAGQLISKGVTPLAACSMTMVTPLTDDPDMRDTLNAAVQTFFG; this is encoded by the coding sequence ATGTCTGCTACTACTGTTGATCCCAACCAATACCTCGTTAAAAACGAACCTTATTATGAAGCGGTTGGTGACGAAATCGCTTTGTACGAAGCTGCCTATAGCGCACGTATGCCAATGATGCTTAAAGGGCCAACAGGTTGTGGTAAATCGCGTTTCGTCGAACACATGGCATGGCGGTTAAAGCGTCCGCTCATCACGGTAGCGTGTAACGAAGACATGACGGCCTCTGATTTGGTGGGGCGTTTCTTGCTCGATAAAGACGGCACAAAATGGCAAGACGGCCCTTTAGCTACTGCCGCCCGCATCGGCGCAATCTGCTATTTGGATGAAGTCGTCGAAGCACGCCAAGACACCACCGTCGTGATTCACCCGCTGACCGACCATCGCCGCAGCTTACCGCTGGACAAAAAAGGCGAGTTGATCGAAGCACACCCTGACTTCCAATTGGTGATTTCCTACAACCCCGGCTACCAGAGCTTGATGAAGGATTTGAAGCAATCCACCAAGCAACGTTTCGGTGCGTTGGATTTTGACTACCCGCGTGAACAGGTCGAAGTCGCCATCGTTTCCAAAGAATCCGGCGTGGATGAAAAAACGGCGGCGAAGCTGGTACAGATTGCACATCGGGCGCGTAACCTCAAAGGACACGGGCTGGATGAAGGGATTTCCACCCGTTTGCTGGTGTACGCAGGACAATTGATTAGCAAGGGCGTTACACCGCTGGCTGCCTGCTCGATGACGATGGTGACACCGTTGACCGACGACCCCGATATGCGGGATACGCTGAATGCGGCGGTGCAGACGTTCTTTGGGTAA
- a CDS encoding ribulose bisphosphate carboxylase small subunit: MSDMQDYKSSLSNADSRKFETFSYLPAMNADQTRKQIQYIVNKGWNPSIEHTEPENAFGSYWYMWKLPMFGETNVDTILAELESCHAAHPNNHVRLLGLDNYAQCAGASMVIFRGKTV; the protein is encoded by the coding sequence ATGAGTGATATGCAAGACTACAAATCAAGCTTGAGCAATGCAGACAGCCGCAAGTTTGAAACTTTTTCCTACCTGCCAGCGATGAATGCGGATCAAACGCGCAAGCAAATCCAGTACATCGTTAACAAAGGCTGGAACCCATCCATCGAACACACTGAGCCAGAAAATGCTTTTGGCAGCTACTGGTACATGTGGAAACTGCCGATGTTCGGTGAAACCAACGTCGATACCATTTTGGCAGAACTCGAAAGCTGCCACGCTGCGCACCCGAACAACCACGTTCGTTTGCTCGGTTTGGACAACTACGCGCAATGCGCGGGTGCATCGATGGTTATTTTCCGTGGTAAAACCGTCTAA
- a CDS encoding form I ribulose bisphosphate carboxylase large subunit, which yields MAVKNYSAGVKEYRETYWMPDYTPKDTDILACFKITPQAGVPREEVAAAVAAESSTGTWTTVWTDLLTDLDYYKGRAYAIEDVPGDDTCFYAFVAYPIDLFEEGSVVNVLTSLVGNVFGFKALRALRLEDIRFPIAYVMTCNGPPQGIQVERDIMNKYGRPLLGCTIKPKLGLSAKNYGRACYEGLRGGLDFTKDDENVNSQPFMRWRHRFDFVMEAIHKAEAETGERKGHYLNVTAPTSDEMMRRAEYAKEIGAPIIMHDYLTGGLSANTQLAQWCQNNGMLLHIHRAMHAVLDRNPHHGIHFRVLTKILRLSGGDHLHSGTVVGKLEGDREATLGWIDIMRDSFIKEDRSRGIFFDQDWGSMPGVIPVASGGIHVWHMPALVNIFGDDSVLQFGGGTLGHPWGNAAGAAANRVAVEACVEARNMGRELEKEGKDILTNAAKSSPELKIAMETWKEIKFEFDTVDKLDVSHK from the coding sequence ATGGCAGTTAAGAATTACAGCGCGGGCGTGAAAGAATACCGCGAAACCTACTGGATGCCGGACTACACCCCGAAAGATACCGACATCCTCGCTTGCTTCAAAATCACTCCTCAGGCGGGCGTACCGCGTGAAGAAGTGGCAGCAGCAGTAGCCGCAGAATCTTCCACCGGTACTTGGACTACCGTTTGGACTGACTTGTTGACCGATCTGGACTACTACAAAGGTCGTGCTTACGCCATTGAAGACGTACCCGGCGATGACACCTGCTTCTACGCATTTGTCGCATACCCAATCGACCTGTTTGAAGAAGGTTCAGTCGTAAACGTACTGACTTCCTTAGTCGGTAACGTGTTTGGTTTCAAAGCCTTGCGTGCACTGCGTTTGGAAGACATCCGCTTCCCTATCGCTTACGTCATGACTTGTAATGGCCCGCCACAGGGTATCCAAGTTGAACGCGATATTATGAACAAGTACGGTCGTCCGCTGTTGGGTTGCACCATCAAGCCGAAGCTGGGTCTGTCTGCGAAAAACTACGGTCGTGCGTGCTACGAAGGTCTGCGTGGCGGTTTGGACTTCACCAAAGACGACGAAAACGTCAACTCACAGCCGTTCATGCGCTGGAGACACCGTTTCGACTTCGTAATGGAAGCGATCCACAAAGCGGAAGCTGAAACCGGCGAGCGTAAAGGTCACTACCTGAACGTTACCGCGCCGACTTCTGATGAAATGATGCGCCGTGCGGAATACGCCAAAGAAATCGGTGCGCCCATCATCATGCATGACTACCTGACTGGCGGTCTGTCAGCGAACACCCAATTGGCGCAATGGTGCCAAAACAACGGTATGTTGTTGCACATCCACCGGGCGATGCACGCGGTACTCGACCGCAACCCGCACCACGGTATCCACTTCCGCGTACTGACCAAAATCTTGCGTCTGTCCGGCGGCGACCACCTGCACTCTGGTACAGTTGTGGGTAAGCTGGAAGGCGACCGCGAAGCTACCTTGGGCTGGATCGACATCATGCGTGATTCCTTCATCAAAGAAGACCGTTCACGCGGTATTTTCTTCGACCAAGACTGGGGTTCAATGCCGGGTGTAATCCCTGTCGCTTCCGGTGGTATCCACGTCTGGCACATGCCTGCGCTGGTTAATATCTTCGGTGATGACTCCGTATTGCAATTCGGCGGCGGCACACTGGGTCACCCGTGGGGCAATGCGGCGGGTGCTGCGGCTAACCGTGTTGCGGTTGAAGCGTGCGTTGAAGCGCGTAACATGGGTCGTGAACTGGAAAAAGAAGGTAAGGACATCCTCACCAATGCAGCGAAGTCTAGCCCTGAACTGAAAATCGCTATGGAAACATGGAAAGAAATCAAGTTCGAGTTCGACACCGTTGACAAACTTGACGTTTCGCACAAGTAA
- a CDS encoding LysR family transcriptional regulator, with translation MPYSLSQIRIFEAVAQYESYTRAAEKLFMTQPAVSMQIKQLEEDSGLALFERQGKKMCLTPIGKEVQHYASRVLQAHNDMLGVMKELKGTKGGHLVVSVATTANYFVTQLLAEFSQQHEGINITLDVTNRHTLLDQLENHEPDMVIMGEPPKGHGLQSERLMENPLVVIAAPTHPLVSIGRPLLLSDVLAERFIVREKGSGTRSAIERHLHKHNASCKNSLEMRSNETIKHAVEAGLGLGIVSMHTIQPELDSGRLVILQVENFPIHRHWHVVMRKGKRLSPIAREFKQFVMAEAPRFVRNASPRIVA, from the coding sequence ATGCCATACTCATTAAGCCAAATCCGCATTTTTGAAGCGGTGGCACAATACGAAAGTTACACCCGTGCGGCGGAAAAGCTGTTCATGACGCAACCGGCTGTTTCCATGCAAATCAAGCAGTTGGAGGAGGATAGCGGGCTGGCATTGTTTGAACGTCAAGGCAAAAAAATGTGCTTAACCCCAATTGGTAAGGAAGTGCAGCATTACGCCAGCCGCGTATTACAGGCTCACAACGACATGCTGGGTGTGATGAAAGAGCTTAAAGGCACGAAAGGCGGGCATTTGGTTGTCTCGGTGGCAACCACGGCTAATTATTTCGTCACGCAATTGCTGGCAGAGTTTTCACAACAACACGAAGGCATCAATATCACACTGGACGTGACCAACCGCCACACCTTGCTGGATCAGTTGGAAAACCACGAACCGGACATGGTGATCATGGGTGAACCGCCCAAAGGTCACGGTTTGCAATCCGAACGTTTGATGGAAAATCCGCTGGTGGTGATTGCCGCGCCGACGCATCCGCTGGTAAGCATTGGTCGCCCGCTGTTGCTGAGTGATGTGTTGGCGGAACGCTTTATTGTGCGAGAAAAAGGGTCGGGGACACGCAGTGCGATCGAACGGCACTTGCATAAACACAATGCCAGTTGCAAAAATTCGCTGGAAATGCGCAGTAATGAAACCATCAAACACGCGGTAGAGGCGGGTTTGGGGTTGGGGATTGTGTCAATGCACACCATCCAGCCGGAACTGGATAGCGGGCGGTTGGTGATTTTGCAGGTGGAAAATTTCCCGATTCATCGCCATTGGCATGTCGTAATGCGCAAAGGTAAACGGCTGTCACCGATTGCACGCGAGTTTAAGCAGTTTGTGATGGCGGAAGCCCCGCGTTTTGTACGGAATGCATCTCCACGGATTGTGGCATGA